In Gimesia panareensis, the genomic window CAAGAAATTCGCTCCCGACGAGTGGCATGATTTCCGTGTGCTGGTGCAGGGTAACCATCATCAGCACTGGATTGACGGGCACCAGACGGCGGATCTCATCGATCTGGATCCCAAGGGCAGAGCCCTGGAAGGTGTTCTGGCGGTGCAGGTGCATGTCGGTCCAAAAATGAAAATTCAATACAAGGACTTTAAAATCAAACATCTGCCCGATGATCTGCCCCTGCAAAAGGCGGAAGATCATCCCATTCCCGCAGATGCTTATGGTGTTCGTCCCCAAGGGCGCCTCCCCAAAAACTGGAAGCCACCCATTTACGGAAAGCAGTAAATCGCGGTACAGGCTCAATGATCTGGTGAGATGCGCATTGGGAACTGATTTCTCCTCTGACTGACCGGGAGTTCCTCATGTGGAAAACGCTTCTGCTGGCTGGTGTTCTGTGGTGTTTCGCATTTATTCTGGAGTCGGGAACCGCTGCGGAGCGGTTTCTGATTCGAAATGGTCAGCCGGAAGCGGAAATTGTGATCGCCTCACCCGCACCGCGCAGTACGCGCCTGGCAGCCCAGGAACTGCAACAGTACCTGGAAAAGATCTCCGGGGCGAAGCTGGAAATCGTGACGAAACCTACCGGCAAAATGCCGGTCACAATTCTGATTGGAACGAGCGCGCAGACCAGGCAACGGGAAATTTCAGCAGCGGATCTCAAAGCCGGCGCGTATCGGATTGTTTCCGGCACAGACTGGTTGGCACTGCTGGGCGACGATACCGACTTCAAACCCATTGAACCCTGGCCCCGCAACCATCGTGATCTTGCCAGTGGAAAGGTGCAGGCTGCCTGGGATGCAATCACGGGGGAGCACTGGGGCTATCCACATTCGCAGCTTTACAAGCATTATACCGGCTCCACCAGCCTGTTCGGAACCCCCAATGAACAGCTGGTCGATAAAGCGGGACAGGTCAATGTCTGGGGCTTTGATGAGCGGGGCTCGTTTAATGCCGTGTGTGGGTACTTACGGAGCCTGGGCGTCCGCTGGTACCTGCCCGGCGAACTGGGAGAAATCGTCCCTCGTCAGAAAACGATACCGCTCCCGGCAATCGATCAGACGGTTCGTCCCGATTTTCCCCTGCGAACAATCAATTTCCGCTTTGGCGTCTACGGTCGTGATGCGGCTATGTGGGCCATGCGGCTGGGAGTGCGACAGCCATACGGTCGACAGGCTGCCCACGGTTTGGATCATATGACGCACAATGCAGACACTCTGAAAAATCATCCGGAATGGTTTGCCCTGTATGGCGGTAAACGCGATACACAGCCGGGCAAACGCCTGAACCAGCTCTGCTATTCCAACGAGGAACTGTTCCAACAGACCGTGCGGTATGTGCGGGCTCAGTTTGATCATTTCGATATGGACGTGGTTTCGGTCATGCCCCCCGATGGCTATACCGCCATCTGTCAATGCGAACATTGTTCGGGCCAGGATACGCCGGGGCGTGGCTATCGCGGCGCGTTTTCCGATTATGTCTGGGAATTTGTCAATCGAGTGGCGAAAGAAGTGCGGAAGACGCACCCGGATCGCAAAATCTCCAACTGTGCTTACGGCACCTATACGCTGCCTCCTGAGAAGCTCGACCGGCTGGAACCGAACGTGCAGGTGATTATCGTCGGCGGACGACGTCCCACCAGCGCTGATCGAGAGTCACTCCGTCAACTGCGCAGCGCCTGGCGCAAGAAAACCGACAACCCGATTATTATCTTTGAGAATTATCCCTTTACGGGACGCGGGTTTTATCTGCCGGCCTTCATTCCACACGTTCTGGGAGAGAGCATCAATGAAACTAAGGGGAACTCCAAAGGGGAAGATATCTGGCTCACGATGGATTTCAGCGATAAAGCCATCGGCTACAACCACTTTCTGATTTACTTTACCGCGCGGATGTACTGGGGCGGGAAAGACCAGGATGTCGACGCCCTGTTTAACGAATACTGCGATCTGTTTTACGGCCCTGCCGCACCCGAAATGCGGGAATTCTTCCTCTACTGTGAACAACACTGGCGCGAGATGGAGCAGGAAGCAGACCAGGCAGCGCGGGCACTGGAACTGTTCTCTGTGGCCCAGGCTAAAGTTAAACCCGATTCTGTTTACGGCAGACGCATGGCGCTCATCGATCAGTTCTTGAACGGGCTGCGAAATAAGAGCATCCAGCTGGCACAGAAACGGGGTCCCGTGCCTGTGTTGCGGCTCGTCGGTGATCCCCGGGGAGAAATCAAAATCGATGGTCAACTGGACGACGCACTCTGGCAGAACTGTCCGACCGCCTCCACAGGATCACTCCGCGAACTGCAGACGGGCAGACTTCCTGTTTACGGCACGACCATCAAGTCACGCTGGGTAGGCCGTGATCTCTATTTTGCCATCCGCTGTGAAGAAGAACCGGGGACGCAGCCACGCAGTACCACAACGAAAAATGAAGATCAGGCCCTCTGGTATGGCGATGCCATCGAAATCCTCCTGAGCACCGAATCACACAGTTACTACCAGTTGGCGATCAATCCTGCGGGGGCTCTGATCGATCTGGACCGCGGCGCTGAGAAAGCAGACTGGTTCCGCTGGGATTCCCAGGCAGAAGTCGCCACGCAGGCAGGCGATGGCTACTGGACCGCGGAAGTGCGGATTCCCGTCATTCAAGATGAAAATGACCCGCTGCACCAGGTCATCGGGAAAAGACCGACGGTCAGTCTCCCCTGGCACATCAATGTCTGTCGTCAACGAATTCGGGACAATGGTGCGGAATATTCTGCCTTCTCCCCGACGGGAACTTCCGGTTTTCATCAGCCCATGAAATTTGCTCACTTTTATCGGGGGCTGTCCCATCGGTTCGAAGCCGATCCGAGCGTCACGGATTATCTGATCGCCAGTCGCAAAGCAGAAAAACTACTCCAGCGGCGGAAGTATTCCGCAGCTCAGGAGGCCTTTGTGGCGCTGGCGAAAGAACAAGGTGCAACGGATCTGCAAAAATCAGTCGCTCTGCAGCAGGCAGCAGAGTGTGCCCGGAATCTGAAAAACGACGCCCAGGCCGACTCCCTGGCCAGGCAGATTCCCCTCGAAGCGGTTCAGAAGACGGTACGTATGCAGAACCTGCTCGCACAACGAGAATATGAGGAACTGATCAAACAGTTCAAGTCAGAAAACTATGCCTCCTGGCCGTTCTGGCAAGTGGGAGAAGCAGCCTTTGCCCGGGGAACCGCCTTTGCGAGATTAAAACAGGGACAAGCTGCAGAAGCCGACCTTACCACCGCACTGAAATATACACCAGACCCGCGCAAGAGATCACATATACTTCTTCTACTGGGTGAAAACCGGGAGAACAACCTGCACGATGATGCCGCGGCTCTGAAAGCGTATCGCCAGAATTATGACGGGGCAGGACGCATTGGCGCTGCAGATCAGTTCCGTTCAATCGAGGGAGCTGCACGAATTCTCACAAAGCAGGGGCAATATGACGCCGCACTGCAGGTCCTCGCACGGGCGGATCTCAAACAGCTGACAGGCTACTGGCGTCACGAAATGCTGTTAACACAGGCCCGCACTCTGGCTGCTGCGGGCCAGAAACAGGCCGCGCAGCAGGCGTATCAGAGTGTGCTTGAAGACGACTCCGCCGCAGCAGGGCATCGCCAGGCAGCGGAAACAGAACTAAAACAGCTGAATGCGCCCTGAGAGATTTTCAGTAATCAGCATTTATTTGAGCGGTCCCTGCATCTCACTCAGCGTCTTCTGCAGTGCCGCGTAGTTTCGTTTGGCTTTCCCTTTCAACGCGTCTGTCTTCAGGGGCATCTTTTCCAGCGGATCCTGTTTGAGATCGTAAAAGCGTCCGTCATCATACAGTTTCCAGTGCAGGGCACGCACACAGCGTTTTCCCCGGTGCTCAATGAAGATCCAGTCACGACGATCCTTGCCGGGATCCCCGGAGAGCACCTCTGCAAAACTGACGCCGTCCCGGGGAACACCATCATTTTGAAGACCGGCGACATCCGCCACGGTGGGCAGATAATCCGTCAGGTCGACCATGGTATTCACTTCCTGCCCGGCTTTGATATGTCCGGGCCAGTTCGCAATCAGGGGAA contains:
- a CDS encoding DUF4838 domain-containing protein → MWKTLLLAGVLWCFAFILESGTAAERFLIRNGQPEAEIVIASPAPRSTRLAAQELQQYLEKISGAKLEIVTKPTGKMPVTILIGTSAQTRQREISAADLKAGAYRIVSGTDWLALLGDDTDFKPIEPWPRNHRDLASGKVQAAWDAITGEHWGYPHSQLYKHYTGSTSLFGTPNEQLVDKAGQVNVWGFDERGSFNAVCGYLRSLGVRWYLPGELGEIVPRQKTIPLPAIDQTVRPDFPLRTINFRFGVYGRDAAMWAMRLGVRQPYGRQAAHGLDHMTHNADTLKNHPEWFALYGGKRDTQPGKRLNQLCYSNEELFQQTVRYVRAQFDHFDMDVVSVMPPDGYTAICQCEHCSGQDTPGRGYRGAFSDYVWEFVNRVAKEVRKTHPDRKISNCAYGTYTLPPEKLDRLEPNVQVIIVGGRRPTSADRESLRQLRSAWRKKTDNPIIIFENYPFTGRGFYLPAFIPHVLGESINETKGNSKGEDIWLTMDFSDKAIGYNHFLIYFTARMYWGGKDQDVDALFNEYCDLFYGPAAPEMREFFLYCEQHWREMEQEADQAARALELFSVAQAKVKPDSVYGRRMALIDQFLNGLRNKSIQLAQKRGPVPVLRLVGDPRGEIKIDGQLDDALWQNCPTASTGSLRELQTGRLPVYGTTIKSRWVGRDLYFAIRCEEEPGTQPRSTTTKNEDQALWYGDAIEILLSTESHSYYQLAINPAGALIDLDRGAEKADWFRWDSQAEVATQAGDGYWTAEVRIPVIQDENDPLHQVIGKRPTVSLPWHINVCRQRIRDNGAEYSAFSPTGTSGFHQPMKFAHFYRGLSHRFEADPSVTDYLIASRKAEKLLQRRKYSAAQEAFVALAKEQGATDLQKSVALQQAAECARNLKNDAQADSLARQIPLEAVQKTVRMQNLLAQREYEELIKQFKSENYASWPFWQVGEAAFARGTAFARLKQGQAAEADLTTALKYTPDPRKRSHILLLLGENRENNLHDDAAALKAYRQNYDGAGRIGAADQFRSIEGAARILTKQGQYDAALQVLARADLKQLTGYWRHEMLLTQARTLAAAGQKQAAQQAYQSVLEDDSAAAGHRQAAETELKQLNAP